In Chloroflexota bacterium, one DNA window encodes the following:
- a CDS encoding ABC transporter permease, with protein sequence MSVVQGATGSDSVAVGPRPSSGDAAAQRQDSARDKSIAVLHYFRRNQSLMVGTLMVLGLLLFSLIGTFAWDVERYRPLSVRALQAPSWDLPFGSDRQGRDLFAVMIAGTPMTLRIGLIAGILGVGIGTALAFVAAYYGGWTDTIIRGIVDVGLTVPGLLVLIIVAITVRQALSVEIMALVVASLAWLWPTRTIRAQVLTMRERSWVQVAKLSGMSGPEIIVKEMLPNLFPYLAAALVNSISSAILASVGLEALGLGPIDSPTLGMTVYWVLFNAALINGWWWWWAPPIVILFILFVGLFAVSVGLDEIANPRLRKTV encoded by the coding sequence ATGAGCGTCGTTCAGGGGGCCACCGGCTCCGACTCGGTGGCAGTAGGGCCACGTCCGTCGTCAGGAGATGCGGCAGCCCAGCGGCAGGACTCGGCGCGCGACAAGAGCATCGCCGTCCTGCACTACTTCCGCCGCAATCAGAGCCTGATGGTTGGCACGCTCATGGTCCTGGGCCTGCTGCTGTTCTCGCTGATCGGGACGTTCGCCTGGGACGTGGAGCGGTACCGGCCGTTGTCGGTGCGGGCGCTGCAAGCGCCCTCCTGGGATCTGCCGTTCGGCAGTGACCGTCAGGGGCGCGACCTGTTCGCCGTCATGATCGCCGGCACGCCGATGACGCTGCGTATCGGACTGATCGCCGGCATTCTCGGCGTTGGCATCGGGACGGCGCTGGCGTTCGTGGCGGCCTACTACGGCGGCTGGACCGACACCATCATTCGCGGCATCGTCGACGTGGGGCTGACGGTCCCGGGCCTGCTGGTGCTGATCATCGTGGCGATCACGGTGCGGCAGGCGCTCTCCGTCGAGATCATGGCGCTGGTGGTGGCGAGCTTAGCCTGGCTTTGGCCGACCAGAACGATTCGCGCCCAGGTGCTCACGATGCGCGAACGCTCGTGGGTGCAGGTTGCGAAGCTGTCCGGCATGAGCGGGCCGGAGATCATCGTCAAAGAGATGCTGCCCAACCTGTTCCCGTACCTCGCGGCGGCGCTGGTGAACAGCATCTCGTCGGCGATCCTGGCGTCGGTCGGCCTGGAGGCGCTCGGCCTCGGCCCCATCGACTCGCCGACGCTCGGCATGACGGTCTACTGGGTGCTCTTCAACGCCGCGCTGATCAACGGCTGGTGGTGGTGGTGGGCGCCGCCCATCGTGATCCTGTTCATCCTGTTCGTAGGCCTGTTCGCCGTTTCGGTCGGGCTGGATGAGATCGCCAACCCGCGCCTGCGAAAGACCGTCTAA
- a CDS encoding ABC transporter substrate-binding protein, with product MMDQPVQKRAVSRRRFLSLAVLVGAAASGTSLLAACGQPAPAAPAKPAEPAKPAEAAKPAEAAKPAAPAGNPNAGPPAGNPNAGPPAGNPNAGPAAQAPAAAQKPADTPSGVKQVARNRTLIQVRGGTQGKFIAHELWSPYAIGSTPQIGLNAIYEPLAFYSAYADKETMWLAESYQFSPDFKTLTVKTRQNVKWSDGKPFSAEDVTYTLNMLRDLGPKVKWGKDVQDSVTEAKTADPNTCVITFQRPSPRFFYHMLSYKYDIGLHIVPKHIFDGQDWTTFTHFDVAKGWPVTTSPWQVVAVSPNQMIMDRRPEWWGTGVVKDFGQLPKVERLVWLPVQGEQQLVQGLITNDLDFTTGIEVDSFGTVFKGNAKITTYSGQKLPYGNMDWWPTSLYVQTQKPPYNNPEFRWALSYLIDRDQLIKVGWGGSSEKTELPMPNFPALRPFFDAAKPLLQKWPTNEFNPEKGHAMMSKLGWKRGSDNMYVDPSGAKFQMDIIANPDFPSPGPVLVELLKRQGIAATFAIPPDFGPIFQKGEHQAAMFGHGGSIKDPFETLRLYQSSSVNVPGGHLVNLAKWSNPEYDKVVDEVYVTPPSDKAKVTELFLKAMEIWLPELPDIPLMQFYHRLPLNTTYWTGYPTQEDSYINPAFFHSTGPLVYHKLQPTQ from the coding sequence ATGATGGATCAGCCAGTCCAGAAGCGAGCGGTGAGTCGCCGGCGATTCCTGAGCCTTGCCGTGCTGGTGGGCGCGGCGGCCAGCGGTACATCGCTGCTTGCCGCCTGCGGCCAGCCAGCACCGGCCGCGCCCGCCAAGCCCGCGGAGCCGGCGAAGCCCGCGGAAGCCGCGAAGCCGGCCGAGGCGGCCAAGCCCGCGGCCCCCGCTGGCAACCCGAACGCCGGCCCCCCGGCCGGGAATCCGAACGCCGGTCCGCCAGCAGGCAATCCGAACGCAGGTCCGGCGGCGCAGGCCCCGGCCGCCGCGCAGAAGCCGGCCGATACGCCGTCGGGCGTCAAGCAGGTGGCGCGCAACCGGACGCTGATCCAGGTGCGCGGCGGCACCCAGGGCAAGTTCATCGCGCATGAGCTGTGGAGCCCGTACGCCATCGGATCGACGCCGCAGATCGGCCTCAACGCGATCTACGAGCCGCTCGCCTTCTACAGCGCCTACGCTGACAAGGAGACGATGTGGCTGGCCGAGAGCTACCAGTTCAGCCCCGACTTCAAGACGCTGACCGTCAAGACCCGGCAGAACGTCAAGTGGAGCGACGGCAAGCCGTTCAGCGCCGAGGACGTGACGTACACCCTCAACATGCTGCGGGATCTCGGCCCCAAGGTGAAGTGGGGCAAGGACGTTCAGGACTCGGTCACCGAGGCAAAGACGGCGGACCCGAACACCTGTGTGATCACGTTCCAGCGTCCATCGCCGCGCTTCTTCTATCACATGCTGTCGTACAAGTACGACATCGGTCTGCACATCGTCCCGAAGCACATCTTCGACGGGCAGGACTGGACCACCTTCACGCACTTCGACGTGGCGAAGGGCTGGCCGGTCACCACGAGCCCGTGGCAGGTCGTGGCGGTGTCGCCGAATCAGATGATCATGGATCGACGCCCCGAGTGGTGGGGCACGGGCGTGGTCAAGGACTTCGGGCAGTTGCCGAAGGTCGAGCGGCTGGTCTGGCTGCCGGTCCAGGGCGAGCAGCAGCTCGTCCAGGGGCTGATCACGAACGACCTGGACTTCACCACCGGCATCGAGGTGGACTCGTTCGGGACGGTCTTCAAGGGCAACGCGAAGATCACCACCTACAGCGGCCAGAAGCTGCCGTACGGCAACATGGACTGGTGGCCGACCTCCCTGTACGTCCAGACCCAGAAGCCGCCGTACAACAACCCGGAGTTCCGCTGGGCGCTCAGCTACCTCATCGACCGCGATCAGTTGATCAAGGTGGGCTGGGGCGGCTCGTCTGAGAAGACCGAGCTCCCGATGCCGAACTTCCCGGCGCTGCGGCCGTTCTTCGACGCCGCGAAGCCGCTGCTGCAGAAGTGGCCGACGAACGAGTTCAACCCCGAGAAGGGCCACGCGATGATGTCGAAGCTGGGCTGGAAGCGCGGCTCCGACAACATGTACGTGGACCCGAGCGGCGCGAAGTTCCAGATGGACATCATCGCCAACCCGGACTTCCCCTCGCCGGGGCCGGTGCTGGTGGAGCTGCTCAAGCGGCAGGGCATCGCCGCGACCTTCGCCATCCCGCCGGACTTCGGCCCGATCTTCCAGAAGGGCGAGCACCAGGCGGCGATGTTTGGGCACGGCGGCAGCATCAAGGATCCGTTCGAGACGCTGCGGCTGTACCAGTCCTCCTCCGTGAACGTGCCGGGCGGCCACCTCGTGAACCTTGCGAAGTGGAGCAACCCGGAGTACGACAAGGTGGTGGACGAGGTCTACGTGACGCCGCCGTCTGACAAGGCGAAGGTCACCGAGCTGTTCCTCAAGGCGATGGAGATCTGGCTGCCAGAGCTGCCGGACATCCCGCTGATGCAGTTCTACCATCGGCTGCCCCTCAACACGACGTACTGGACGGGGTATCCGACGCAGGAGGACTCGTACATCAACCCGGCCTTCTTCCACTCGACCGGGCCGCTGGTCTACCACAAGCTTCAGCCGACGCAGTAG
- a CDS encoding ABC transporter permease, whose translation MRPDYVIKRIGIFFLIMWVAATLNFLIPRLGSRSPIEDKLMTQAATGGYLQQGVAEMVREYEAKFGLDKPLWQQYLVYLSDVVRFDFNYSISNYPRRVVDILLEGLPWTMGLLTMTTLISFAVGNLLGAFLGWPRAPRWLHFLMPPLLALHALPFFLLGLILVYIFAFSLQILPLYGGFTTGTIPHLSLSFALDILRHAILPAASIVLVSIGGWALGMRAMMVTTQGEDYTNFADAKGLRPKTIFFHYAIRNAMLPQVTALALVLGQILSGAVLVEVIFGYPGIGTVLFQAIRGSDFFLVQGIVFIVIISIGVATFVLDLVYPLLDPRITYQRG comes from the coding sequence ATGCGCCCAGACTACGTGATCAAACGCATTGGCATTTTCTTCCTCATCATGTGGGTTGCCGCCACCCTCAACTTCCTGATCCCTCGACTGGGGAGTCGGAGTCCGATCGAGGACAAGTTGATGACGCAGGCGGCCACCGGCGGCTATCTGCAGCAGGGCGTCGCGGAGATGGTCCGCGAGTACGAGGCCAAGTTCGGTCTGGACAAGCCGCTCTGGCAGCAGTACCTCGTCTATCTGTCCGACGTCGTGCGTTTCGATTTCAACTACTCGATCTCCAACTACCCGCGACGTGTCGTCGATATCCTGCTGGAAGGGCTGCCCTGGACGATGGGGCTGCTGACGATGACGACGCTGATCTCGTTCGCCGTCGGCAACCTGCTGGGCGCGTTTCTGGGCTGGCCGCGCGCACCGAGGTGGTTGCACTTTCTGATGCCGCCGCTCCTGGCGCTGCACGCGCTGCCGTTCTTCTTGCTCGGCCTGATCCTGGTCTACATTTTTGCCTTCTCGCTGCAAATCCTTCCGCTTTACGGCGGCTTCACGACGGGCACGATCCCGCACCTGTCGTTGAGCTTCGCCCTCGATATCCTGCGGCACGCCATCTTGCCGGCCGCCTCGATTGTGCTCGTGTCGATTGGCGGCTGGGCGCTGGGCATGCGCGCGATGATGGTGACGACGCAGGGCGAGGACTACACCAACTTCGCGGATGCGAAGGGCCTCCGCCCGAAGACGATCTTCTTCCACTACGCCATTCGGAACGCCATGCTGCCCCAGGTCACGGCGCTGGCGCTGGTGCTCGGACAGATTCTCTCTGGGGCCGTCCTGGTCGAGGTGATCTTCGGCTACCCGGGCATCGGCACCGTGCTGTTCCAGGCGATTCGCGGGTCCGACTTCTTCCTGGTCCAGGGCATCGTCTTTATCGTGATCATCTCGATTGGCGTGGCGACGTTCGTGCTGGACCTGGTCTACCCGCTGCTCGACCCGCGCATCACGTATCAGAGGGGATGA
- a CDS encoding ABC transporter permease: MRRNPSLPVGLTMLLILALFLIVGRLFVDLDEARAVSVAPLRPPSAELPFGSDRQGRNMFAVAVAGTPMTLQIGLTAGLLGVGFGAALAFVAAYYGGKVDNLIKGLVDTGLTIPGLMILITVAMNVRGGLGVTQMALVVASLAWLYPTRTIRSQLLTLRERGYIQIAQMSGMSGPEIIVKEMLPNLLPYLVAALVNSTSAAILASIGLEVLGLGPFEAPTIGMTLYWVNYNAAIINGWWWWWVPPIVVIGTVFIGLFLVAIGLDEVANPRLRRSV; encoded by the coding sequence ATGCGGCGGAACCCGTCCCTGCCGGTCGGCCTCACGATGCTGCTGATTCTGGCATTGTTCCTGATCGTCGGGCGGCTGTTCGTCGATCTGGACGAGGCGCGGGCCGTGTCGGTCGCGCCGCTCCGGCCGCCGTCAGCCGAGCTGCCGTTCGGCAGCGACCGCCAGGGCCGTAACATGTTCGCCGTCGCGGTGGCCGGCACGCCGATGACCCTGCAAATCGGCCTGACGGCCGGGCTGCTGGGCGTCGGGTTTGGCGCGGCGCTGGCATTCGTGGCCGCCTACTACGGCGGCAAGGTGGACAACCTTATCAAGGGGTTGGTGGACACTGGCCTGACGATCCCCGGCCTGATGATCCTGATCACGGTGGCGATGAACGTGCGCGGCGGCCTCGGCGTGACGCAGATGGCGCTGGTGGTCGCATCGTTGGCGTGGCTGTACCCGACCCGGACGATCCGCTCACAGTTGCTGACGCTGCGCGAGCGCGGCTATATCCAGATCGCGCAGATGTCCGGCATGAGCGGCCCGGAGATCATCGTCAAGGAGATGCTCCCGAACCTGCTCCCGTACCTGGTCGCCGCGCTGGTCAACTCGACGTCCGCGGCGATCCTGGCGTCCATCGGCCTGGAGGTACTCGGACTCGGTCCATTCGAGGCGCCGACCATCGGCATGACGCTGTACTGGGTCAACTACAACGCCGCGATCATCAATGGCTGGTGGTGGTGGTGGGTTCCGCCGATCGTGGTGATCGGCACGGTCTTCATTGGCCTCTTCCTGGTCGCGATTGGCCTGGACGAGGTCGCAAATCCACGTCTACGACGGTCGGTGTGA
- a CDS encoding ABC transporter ATP-binding protein: MAIQAPTEEWPRVRADVLEVEDLRVYYHTPRGAVRAVDGVTFTVKAGERLGLVGESGSGKTTIALALMQLIRPPGRIEGGHVFVDGQDLIGLSDEEMRQRRLAVIAMVAQGAMNSLNPVIRVRDQILDALKDHGIRLGKAEMQEKIADLLTRVGLSPKVADMYPHELSGGMKQRVCIAIAISMSPKVIIADEPTSALDVVVQRQVMETLRNVQLDLGAAIILVGHDMGLMAQAVDRLGVMYAGNLAELCDVRAIFEDPLHPYSKLLIASLPSLKEKGVFQGIPGLPPSLLNKPKGCPFRFRCPSAFAKCEDVEPKLTEVKPGRWVSCHLYEDAP, encoded by the coding sequence ATGGCAATTCAGGCTCCGACTGAGGAGTGGCCCCGCGTCCGGGCGGATGTCCTCGAGGTGGAGGATCTCCGCGTCTACTATCACACGCCACGCGGCGCGGTTCGCGCAGTGGACGGCGTGACGTTTACCGTCAAAGCCGGCGAGCGGCTGGGCCTTGTCGGCGAGTCCGGCTCGGGCAAGACGACCATCGCCCTGGCCCTGATGCAGCTGATCCGTCCGCCGGGCCGGATCGAAGGCGGGCACGTCTTCGTCGACGGGCAGGATCTGATCGGCCTGTCCGACGAGGAGATGCGCCAGCGGCGGCTCGCGGTCATCGCGATGGTGGCGCAGGGCGCGATGAACTCGCTCAACCCGGTCATCCGCGTGCGAGATCAGATCCTCGACGCGCTGAAGGATCATGGGATTCGGCTCGGCAAGGCCGAGATGCAGGAGAAGATCGCGGACCTGCTGACGCGCGTCGGCCTCTCACCGAAGGTCGCGGACATGTATCCGCACGAGCTGAGCGGCGGCATGAAGCAGCGCGTCTGCATCGCCATCGCCATCAGCATGTCGCCGAAGGTCATCATCGCCGACGAGCCGACGAGCGCCCTTGACGTGGTCGTGCAGCGGCAGGTGATGGAGACGCTCCGAAACGTCCAGCTTGACCTCGGCGCGGCGATCATCCTGGTCGGGCACGACATGGGGCTGATGGCGCAGGCCGTGGACCGGCTCGGCGTGATGTACGCTGGCAACCTGGCCGAGCTGTGCGACGTGCGGGCGATCTTCGAGGACCCGCTCCACCCCTACAGCAAGCTGCTCATCGCCAGCCTGCCGTCGCTGAAGGAGAAGGGCGTCTTCCAGGGCATCCCCGGGCTGCCGCCGTCGCTGCTCAACAAGCCGAAGGGCTGTCCGTTCCGCTTCCGCTGCCCGTCCGCCTTCGCGAAGTGCGAGGATGTCGAGCCGAAGCTGACCGAAGTGAAACCCGGGCGGTGGGTCTCCTGCCACCTGTATGAGGATGCACCGTGA
- a CDS encoding ABC transporter ATP-binding protein, protein MLLEARNAGKVFGGGLFDKTKTVALRDFSLGIETEPASILAVVGESGSGKTTLARLLLGLVTPSTGEVLYNGTDLRKLNAAQRKQFLRDVQVIFQDPYEVYNPFYYVDHVLETPVAKFKLANSKSEARDKIEETLRAVGLRPDETLGRYPHQLSGGQRQRIMVARALLIRPRIIIADEPVSMVDASLRATILGSLRELNRAFGISLIYITHDLTTAYQISENIVVLYRGSVAEVGDVEKVVGDPKHPYTQLLVGSVPLPDPDTAWHAEPPPNDEARKAAAAPHDGCAFAARCPAAMAICREKRPPLYQIDEFRAASCYLYEGSPILPADELGKVMVPPTPVAAV, encoded by the coding sequence GTGTTGCTGGAAGCCCGCAACGCTGGCAAGGTCTTTGGCGGCGGCCTCTTCGACAAGACGAAGACCGTCGCCCTGCGCGACTTCTCGCTCGGCATCGAGACGGAGCCAGCATCGATCCTGGCCGTCGTCGGCGAGTCCGGCTCCGGGAAGACGACGCTCGCGCGGCTGCTGCTCGGGCTGGTGACGCCCAGCACCGGCGAGGTGCTCTACAACGGGACCGACCTGCGGAAGCTCAACGCCGCCCAGCGTAAGCAGTTTCTGCGCGACGTGCAGGTGATCTTCCAGGATCCGTACGAGGTCTACAACCCGTTCTACTACGTCGATCACGTGCTGGAGACACCCGTCGCCAAGTTCAAGCTGGCGAACTCGAAGTCCGAGGCGCGCGACAAGATCGAGGAGACGCTGCGGGCGGTCGGCCTCCGCCCCGACGAGACGCTCGGGCGGTACCCCCACCAGTTGAGCGGCGGTCAGCGTCAGCGCATCATGGTGGCGCGGGCACTGCTGATCCGTCCCCGCATCATCATCGCCGACGAGCCGGTCTCGATGGTGGACGCGTCGCTCCGCGCGACGATTCTTGGGAGCCTGCGCGAGCTGAACCGGGCGTTCGGCATCTCGCTGATCTACATCACGCACGACCTGACCACGGCGTACCAGATCAGCGAGAACATCGTGGTGCTGTACCGAGGCTCGGTGGCCGAGGTCGGGGATGTCGAGAAGGTCGTGGGCGACCCGAAGCATCCGTACACCCAGCTGCTGGTTGGCTCGGTGCCGCTGCCCGATCCCGACACGGCCTGGCACGCCGAGCCGCCGCCCAACGACGAGGCCCGCAAGGCGGCTGCCGCTCCCCATGACGGCTGCGCGTTCGCCGCGCGGTGTCCGGCCGCCATGGCGATCTGCCGCGAGAAGCGCCCGCCGCTCTACCAGATCGACGAGTTCCGCGCCGCGTCGTGCTACCTCTACGAGGGCAGCCCGATCCTGCCGGCCGACGAGCTTGGAAAGGTGATGGTCCCGCCGACGCCTGTCGCAGCCGTCTGA
- the uppP gene encoding undecaprenyl-diphosphatase UppP, giving the protein MSLIEAIVLGIVQGLAEFLPISSSGHLILTPWLLGWKEHGLTFDLALHLGTSAALLGYFWRDWLRLAQAVLSGLTSAQARASHEWRLAWLIVLGCIPAGVVGVLFEDKIEELLRSPLQIAVLLIVFGLIMLAADRLGSQQRRLNQITLADALTIGFAQVLALMPGVSRSGITLTAGLFRGLDRASAARFSFLLSAPITVAAALYKLRGLVKAPPVGGELLAFAVGVVTAAVVGALAIGFLLRYLQRQPVDVFVWYRVAAGLVVLALVLMGK; this is encoded by the coding sequence GTGTCGCTGATCGAGGCCATCGTGCTGGGCATCGTCCAGGGTCTCGCCGAGTTCCTGCCGATCTCCAGCTCCGGCCACCTGATTCTGACGCCCTGGCTGCTGGGGTGGAAGGAACACGGCCTGACCTTCGACCTGGCGTTGCACCTGGGAACGTCCGCCGCGCTGCTCGGCTACTTCTGGCGGGACTGGCTTCGGCTGGCGCAGGCGGTGCTCTCGGGCCTGACGAGCGCCCAGGCGCGCGCCAGCCACGAATGGCGGCTGGCGTGGCTGATCGTGCTGGGCTGCATCCCGGCTGGCGTCGTCGGGGTGCTCTTCGAGGACAAGATCGAGGAGCTGCTGCGCTCGCCCCTCCAGATCGCCGTGCTGCTGATCGTGTTCGGCCTGATCATGCTGGCAGCAGACCGCCTCGGCAGCCAGCAGCGACGCCTGAATCAGATCACCCTGGCGGACGCGCTGACGATTGGCTTCGCGCAGGTGCTGGCCTTGATGCCCGGGGTCTCGCGGTCGGGGATCACACTGACCGCCGGCCTCTTCCGTGGCCTGGACCGGGCGTCGGCGGCCCGTTTCTCGTTCCTGCTCTCCGCCCCGATCACGGTGGCGGCGGCGCTCTACAAGCTGCGTGGGCTGGTCAAAGCGCCGCCGGTCGGTGGGGAGCTTCTGGCGTTCGCGGTGGGCGTCGTCACAGCAGCGGTCGTGGGCGCACTGGCGATCGGCTTCCTGCTGCGCTACCTCCAGCGGCAGCCTGTGGACGTCTTCGTCTGGTACCGGGTGGCAGCAGGACTGGTAGTACTGGCGCTCGTGCTGATGGGCAAGTAG
- a CDS encoding amidohydrolase family protein: MSTSTADLLLTGGTVVTVDADRRILEDGAVAIEGGRIVAVGPTAALTATYTARKTVDCKGKAILPGLVDAHGHGGHSLIKTIGADTPTFWMRIVTPTYFHFTTPAYWYADGLVSALERLRFGVTTGVSVMGSMPRADDPRIGNNHAKAYSEVGVREVVCVGPCAPPWPHAVSRWDSGVREELTFTFDEAMAGTEAVVQTWHHGANDRIRVFVTPFTMIASLDPSNPTTADAATTLTDFDRQQARRVRELTAKYHTRIHTDAFAGMVRLAAKDEWALLGPDVHIQHLRGISLQEVQILADTGTHATHSASSNQASGRCPVPELMQAGVNVAITTDGTAPKVSFDLFQAVRRAQTVHQMMSRDMFLLPPGKLLEMITIDAAKALGWDDEIGSLEVGKKADVTVVNLRQPHLTPNVMVVHRLIYEAVGNDVDTVIVDGQILMEDRKVLSIDEGGALDLGQEESLKLIERAGLQSHLHEPGWGKIRLEFDEPVRLPG, encoded by the coding sequence ATGAGCACGTCAACGGCCGACCTTCTCCTGACCGGCGGCACGGTGGTAACCGTGGACGCCGACCGCCGCATCCTCGAAGACGGGGCAGTCGCAATAGAAGGCGGGCGGATCGTGGCCGTCGGCCCAACTGCCGCGCTGACGGCGACCTACACCGCCCGCAAGACCGTCGACTGCAAGGGCAAGGCGATCCTGCCTGGGCTGGTCGACGCGCACGGCCACGGCGGCCACTCCCTCATCAAGACGATTGGCGCGGACACGCCGACCTTCTGGATGCGCATCGTCACGCCGACCTACTTCCATTTCACGACGCCTGCGTACTGGTACGCCGATGGTCTCGTCTCGGCGCTGGAGCGGCTGCGGTTCGGCGTGACGACGGGCGTCAGCGTGATGGGCTCGATGCCGCGCGCGGACGACCCGCGCATCGGCAACAACCACGCGAAGGCGTACAGCGAGGTCGGCGTCCGCGAGGTCGTGTGCGTCGGTCCGTGCGCACCGCCCTGGCCGCATGCCGTCAGCCGGTGGGACAGCGGAGTCCGCGAGGAGTTGACCTTCACCTTTGACGAGGCGATGGCCGGTACCGAGGCGGTCGTCCAGACCTGGCACCACGGCGCAAACGACCGTATCCGGGTCTTCGTGACGCCGTTCACGATGATCGCCTCGCTGGACCCATCCAACCCGACGACCGCCGACGCCGCCACCACCCTCACCGACTTCGACCGCCAGCAGGCTCGCCGCGTCCGCGAGTTGACGGCGAAGTACCACACCCGCATCCACACCGACGCCTTCGCCGGCATGGTGCGGCTGGCGGCCAAGGACGAGTGGGCGCTGCTGGGGCCAGACGTGCACATCCAGCACCTGCGCGGCATCTCGCTGCAGGAGGTGCAGATCCTGGCCGACACGGGAACCCATGCCACGCACTCGGCCAGCAGCAATCAGGCGAGCGGTCGCTGCCCGGTCCCGGAGCTGATGCAGGCCGGCGTGAACGTGGCCATCACCACCGACGGCACCGCCCCGAAGGTCAGCTTCGACCTGTTCCAGGCGGTGCGCCGCGCCCAGACGGTCCACCAGATGATGTCCCGCGACATGTTCCTGCTGCCGCCGGGCAAGCTCCTGGAGATGATCACCATCGACGCCGCGAAGGCGCTCGGCTGGGATGACGAGATCGGCTCGCTGGAGGTCGGCAAGAAGGCCGATGTGACGGTCGTCAACCTCCGACAGCCGCATCTGACGCCCAACGTCATGGTCGTGCATCGCCTGATCTACGAGGCGGTCGGCAACGACGTGGACACGGTCATCGTGGACGGGCAGATCCTGATGGAGGATCGCAAGGTGCTCTCGATTGACGAGGGTGGGGCGCTCGATCTCGGGCAGGAAGAGAGCCTGAAGCTGATCGAACGGGCCGGTCTCCAGTCCCATCTGCACGAGCCGGGCTGGGGCAAGATCCGCCTGGAGTTCGACGAGCCGGTGCGGCTGCCTGGCTGA
- a CDS encoding amidohydrolase family protein: MKTRITGRFVAGYDAAHNGGDHVVYCDGEVVYDDDRVVFVGHGYPGDVDREIAAGDALVSPGFLDMNALADIDHGILDTWPTADLMTGHVWSEDYFNHRRHELFGADDERFNRRYALTQLLLNGITTALPIAAETYREWCETEDQIADMAEIAGDLGLRLYVGQAYRGGINIIRADGSRDVAWDEACGEQGLEQAASIVRRFDGAYNGRIRGAFLPCRIETVTLDILRKTKQYADELGVPIKLHAAQGLPELALIQQWHGKRSIELLGEIGFLGPNVGIPHVFFIGGRNGVPDDGADELALLRDTGTTVIHCPIPAARHARSLDTFDGYREAGVNVALGTDMFPPDIIRAMDYASNMAKQRVRDQSAGSAADMFRAATLGGAKLLGRDDLGRLAPGSKADITIVDLSQLRTGPIDDPIRTMVMNANGAQVKTVIVDGVTVVEDGQIPGQDVEAMRARAQRYFETYKAAYSERDYLRRPTDVLFPPSFKTVERGPA; the protein is encoded by the coding sequence ATGAAGACCCGCATCACCGGCCGCTTCGTCGCTGGCTACGACGCAGCCCACAACGGCGGTGACCACGTCGTCTACTGTGACGGCGAGGTCGTCTACGACGATGACCGGGTCGTGTTCGTCGGGCACGGCTATCCGGGCGACGTAGATCGGGAGATCGCGGCTGGCGACGCCCTCGTCAGCCCCGGCTTCCTGGACATGAACGCCCTGGCCGACATCGACCACGGCATCCTTGACACCTGGCCCACCGCCGACCTGATGACCGGCCACGTCTGGTCCGAGGACTACTTCAACCATCGCCGCCATGAGCTGTTCGGCGCCGACGACGAGCGGTTCAATCGCCGGTACGCGCTCACGCAACTGCTGCTGAACGGGATCACCACGGCCTTGCCCATCGCCGCCGAGACGTACCGCGAGTGGTGCGAGACCGAAGACCAGATCGCCGACATGGCCGAGATCGCCGGCGATCTCGGCCTGCGCCTCTACGTCGGGCAGGCCTACCGCGGCGGCATCAATATCATCCGCGCGGATGGCTCGCGCGATGTGGCCTGGGACGAGGCCTGCGGCGAGCAGGGGCTGGAGCAGGCCGCCAGCATCGTGCGGCGCTTCGACGGGGCGTACAACGGTCGGATTCGCGGCGCGTTCCTGCCCTGCCGCATCGAGACGGTGACGCTCGACATCCTTCGCAAGACGAAGCAGTACGCCGATGAGCTGGGCGTCCCGATCAAGCTGCACGCGGCCCAGGGGCTGCCGGAGCTTGCCCTGATCCAGCAGTGGCACGGCAAGCGGTCCATCGAGCTGCTGGGCGAGATCGGGTTTCTCGGGCCGAACGTCGGCATCCCGCACGTCTTCTTCATCGGCGGCCGGAACGGCGTACCCGACGACGGCGCGGACGAGCTGGCGCTGCTCCGGGACACCGGCACGACCGTCATCCACTGCCCGATCCCAGCCGCTCGCCACGCGCGCTCGCTGGACACGTTCGACGGCTACCGCGAGGCCGGCGTCAACGTCGCGCTGGGCACCGACATGTTCCCGCCGGACATCATCCGAGCGATGGACTACGCCTCGAACATGGCGAAGCAGCGGGTCCGCGACCAGTCGGCCGGCTCGGCGGCAGACATGTTCCGGGCGGCGACGCTCGGCGGCGCGAAGCTGCTCGGGCGAGACGACCTCGGGCGGCTGGCCCCGGGTTCCAAAGCCGACATCACCATCGTAGACTTGAGCCAGCTGCGGACCGGCCCGATTGACGATCCGATCCGCACGATGGTGATGAACGCGAACGGCGCACAGGTCAAGACGGTCATCGTGGACGGCGTGACGGTCGTCGAAGACGGCCAGATCCCCGGCCAGGATGTCGAGGCGATGCGGGCGCGTGCCCAACGGTACTTCGAGACCTATAAGGCCGCCTACTCGGAGCGGGACTACCTGCGCCGGCCGACCGATGTCCTGTTCCCTCCATCCTTCAAGACGGTTGAGCGAGGCCCGGCATGA